The genomic window TCTCTATATTCTATTTGTATACCTGTTCCCTCAAAATTAAAACTTTCTCTTAATTGATTTTCAAGATATCTTTGATAAGAAAAATGTGATGCACTTGAATCATTAACAAAGAAAACAAACTTTGGTGGTTTTGTAGCAACTTGAGTTGCATAGTATATTTTCATTCTCTTAAGACCTACAATAGGTGGTTCTTTCATAAGTACTGCTTTGCTTATTACATCATTTAATACTCCTGTTGAAACTCTCTTGCAATAATTATCATAGCACTCTTTAGCTACTTCTAAAACCTTATGAGCTCTTTGACCTGTTTTTGCTGATATAAATAAATACTTAGCATATTTTAAGAATTTAAGCTTCATTTGAAGATCTTCTTTATACTTTTGCATTGTTTTATCATCTTTTTCTATAAGATCCCACTTATTAACTATAACCATTATAGCTTTATTCATTTCATGAGCAAATCCAACTATCTTTTCATCTTGCTCTGTTACACCTTCAGTAGCATCTATCATTAAAATACAAACATCTGCTCTTTCTATAGCTGCATAAGTTCTAATTACAGAATATCTTTCTATTTCTTCCTTAACTTTGCTTTTTCTTCTAAGACCAGCTGTATCTATAAGTGTAAACTTACCTTCTTTAGTTTCTAAGTTACTGTCTATTGCATCTCTAGTTGTACCTGCAACTTCTGATACTATTAATCTTTCTTCACCTAAAAGTCTATTAATCAATGATGATTTACCTACATTAGGTTTACCCATCATTGCAATTTTAACAATATCTTCTTCCTCTTCTTCTCCATCAACTCTATCAAAATGTTCTACTACTCTATCTAACATATCTCCAAGACCTAAACCTTGTGATGCTGATATAGTAATTGGATCACCTATTCCTAAATTATAAAATTCCCAAGCATTATCCTCTTCTTTTAAAGAATCTACTTTGTTTACAACTAAAACAACTGGCTTTTTGCTTTTTCTTAACATATTAGCTACTTCATGGTCTGCTGGAGTTAATCCTTCCTTACCATCAACTATAAATACAATAACATCAGCTGTTTCTATTGCAATGTTTGCCTGTCTTCTCATTTGTTTTACAATAATATCTTCTCTTTCTGGTTCTATACCACCTGTATCTATCATTGTAAAATTATAATTTAACCACTCTGCTTGAGCATATACTCTATCTCTAGTTACTCCTGGAGTATCTTGGACTATTGAAATTCTTTGTCCTGCTAATCTATTAAATAGTGTTGATTTACCTACATTTGGTCTTCCAACTATAGCAACTATCGGTTTCCCCATTTTATATTTCCTCCTTACTGTGTTCATTTATTATGTCAATAAGATTATCTCCTGTATAATCACAAACTATAACCTTAATGTTTAATGCATTTTCTAAATCTTTTATTGTTATGTCATCTAGCATAATTCTTTCATTTTTAGGGCCAAGTTCATATCCTTTTCTGAACATATTATCTGGCATAATTAAATACTCTGAATTTATTTTACCCTTTAATTGTTCTATTATATCCTTACCTGTTAAAAGCCCCGCAACCGTTATTGTCTCTCCAAAGAAATAATTTATAATCTTATAAACATCTATTTTTATATTTGAATTTTTAGCTTTTATTTTATTGGCTGCACTTAAAATTTCATCATATGCTAAAGCACCTGTTACCATTGAAAAACTGCCTTTAATTTTTGTGTTTAAAAATTCTAAATCCCTATTTACAGCTTCTCTAAAATATCTAATCATACCAACTCCATCTTCAAGCTGTTCATAGCCTGAATAGAATTCTTCACTTGGAACTTCCATTCCAGCTACTAAGTAAAATTCATCAGATAGCCTTACAAAAGGTGCTCCTATTTCTTTTATAAACCTATCTTGCATTTCTTTTACCATTAATATTTCTTGCTTTGATGTTTCTTTATCAAAAGTATCAACCTTAGCCAATCCTTCTCTAAATTTTGTTATTCCTATTGGAACTACAGCTACATTTTTAACGTAAGGAGATAATTCATAAAGATCTAAAATTGTTTTTCTTAACTCTTCTCCATTATTTACATTAGGAATACATACTACTTGAGCATGCATTTCTATTTCTGCATCTCTTAACTTCTTTAATCTTTCCAAGATGCTTCCTGCAAATCTATTTTTAAGCATTTTTACTCTTAATTCTGGATTTGTTGTATGTACTGATATATTTATAGGACTAATTTTATATCTAATAATTCTATCTATATCTTCGTCCTTCATATTAGTTAACGTAACAAAATTTCCTTGAAGAAATGATAATCTTGAATCATCATCTTTAAAATATAATGTTTCCCTCATACCCTTTGGTAATTGATCTATAAAACAAAACATACATTTATTTGTACAACTTTTTGCTTTATCCATTATTCCGCCACCAAATTCTAGACCTAAATCTTCACCATATTCTTTTTCAATTTCATAGGCCCAAATTTCTCCATCTGATTTTTGTATGTCTAAAACTACTTCTTCATCAGCAGCTAAAAATTTATAATCTATTATATCATCAATTGGAGTATCATTAATAGCTAATAATACATCATCAACTTCTATACCTATTTCTTCAGCAATACTGCCTTCCTCAACTTTAGTAATTAGGTTTTTCATTTTTTTCACCTCAATGCAAACATACTATCTTTATGTTATATTACATTAATAATATTGTATAGTCAACAAGAGAGGCTTTAATAAGCCCCTCTATTTAAGTAAAAAATATATTTTTATATAGTTCGCAGAATTTTTTTTATATTTATTCATTCAAATCTACATAATTACCTTTTTCTGAGAATATTATCCATTCACATACATTAGTAACATGATCGCCTATTCTTTCTATATATTTTGATGCAAAAAGTATTTGGGTGCCTTGATTTATAATTGATTCATCCTTACTCATTTTTTTAAGAATTATTTTAAACATTCCTTGATATATTTCATCTACCTTATCATCCATATTACAAATTTCATATGCTGATTGAATATCTCCATCTATATATGCCTCTATTGATGCTTTTATCATTTTTATAACAAGATCACCCATTTCCCATACTGGAGAAATTTCATTAACTAAATTTTCTTCCTTTATCCTTTCAACGATTTTTGATAGATCTACTGCATGATCTGCCATTCGTTCTAAGTCTGTAACTATCTTAGATGTTGTATATATTTTTCTTAAATCTCCTGCAAGTGGAGATTCTGTTGCCATAAACTTAATACATTTTTCTTCAATATCCTTTTGAAGTTCATCTACTTTATCATCATTCTTAATTACCGTACTTGCTAAATCAGCATCTTGATTTTTAAATGCAATAATACTATCATAAATTTGCTTTTCTACTAAACTTGCCATTTCAATTAAATCACTATTTAATACCTTAATCTTATTGCTTAGTAGTTCTCTCATCATATATATATCACCTCATAATTGTTTTAATTATAGTTTAACCAAATCTTCCAGTAATATAATCCTCTGTTCTTTTATCTTTAGGCTTATAAAATATATCTTCAGTATTTCCATATTCTATAACTTCTCCATTTAAGAAAAATGCTGTTTTATCTGCTATTCTTCCAGCCTGTTGCATATTATGAGTTACAATTATAACAGTATATTTTTCTTTAAGTTCATCCATTAATTCTTCCATTTTGTTTGTAGAAATAGGATCTAGGGCTGAAGTTGGTTCATCCATTAATATTATCTCTGGTGAAACAGCAATAGTTCTTGCTATACATAATCTTTGTTGTTGACCACCTGATAATCCAAGAGCACTTTTTTTAAGTCTATCTTTAACTTCATCCCATAAAGCCGCTCCCTTTAAACTTTTTTCAACAATTTCATCTAGAGTCTTCTTGTCTTTTATACCATGTAATCTTGGTCCATAGGCTATATTGTCATAAATTGACATAGGAAATGGATTAGGCTTTTGAAATACCATACCAACTTTTGTTCTTAATGCAATTACATCTGAATTTTTATAAATATCCTCACCATCTACTAAGACTTCACCTGTTACCTTAACACTTTCTATTAAATCATTCATTCTATTAAGAGTTCTTAAAAATGTGGATTTTCCACATCCTGAAGGTCCTATGAATGCTGTTACTTTATTTTCTTCAATATCTAAATCTATTTTTTTTAATGCTTGATTATCTCCATAAAATAAATCAAGATTTCTAACTCTTATTTTAGGTAAATTATCTTTTGACATTCTTTCACCTCTAAAACACAATATTTTTAATAGTTTGCTTTATTAAATTTCTTAGTTATTAATTTAGCAATTGTATTTAATAATAATATTATAATAACTAAAACTATTCCAACAGCAGCTGCTTCCTCAATATTTCCAGCTTCCTTTGTTACAAGATAAGATTGAACTGTAAGAGTTCTTGCACTAGACATTATTCCTTTAGGCATTTTAGCAACTGTTCCAGCTGTTAAAAGTATAGCTGCTGATTCACCTACTACACGACCTATTGAAAGTATTACTCCAGCTAATATTCCTGGCATTGCACTTGGTACAATTACTTTATATAAGGTTTGAAATTTTGTTGCTCCAAGCCCTAAAGAAGCCTCTCTATAGGAATCTGGAACTGACTTTAAAGCTTCTTCTGTTGTACGTATTATAACAGGTAAAATTATTATGGATACCGTTAAAGCCCCTGCTAAAATTGAATATCCAAGCTCTAAAGTAACTACAAAAAATATAGCACCAAACAAACCATATACTATTGATGGAATTCCAGCTAAACTTTCAGTTGAAAATCTTATAATTTTAACTATTTTTCCTTGCCTTGCGTATTCTCTTAAATATATTGCTGAAAGTATTCCTATTGGTGTTGCAATTCCAACTGATAAAACTACAGTATAAAGTGTTGCAACTATCATAGGTAATATTCCACCATTTCCTGAAGCTGAATAATTTGCTGTTAAAAAATTTATACTTATTAACTTATAACCTTTTAAAAATATGAATCCTAATATAAATATTAATGATATAAGTGTTATTCCTGCTGAAATCCATAAAAGTATCTTTAATAAATTCTCTTTAAATTTTCTCATCTTACATACCTTCCTTGTTAGAAAGTTTACTTAGCACTAAATTAAGTATTAATATAAATATAAATAAGATTACACCTGTTGCAAATAACATTTCTTGATGTGTACCAAAAGCATATCCCATTTCTAACGCAATATTAGTAGTTAGTGGTCTTACACCTTCCATTACTCCTTTCGGAATAATTGGTGAATTTCCCGCAACTAATATTATAGCCATAGTTTCTCCTATTGCTCTTCCTACGCCTAATACTATAGCTGCTAATATTCCTGATTTTGCAGCTGGAAGTACAACTTTAAATATAGTTTCTATATGTGATGCACCTAGTGCAAGAGAACCTTCTTTATAAGTTTTAGGTACTGCTCTTATTGCAGTTTCTGCAACAGTAATTATTGTAGGTAACATCATTATTGATAAAACTAATATTACAGCTAAAAGACTCTGGCCTTTTGGTAAATTAAATGTTTCCTTTATCCAAGGAACTATAATTGCAAGTCCAAAAACTCCATACAATACTGATGGTATTCCTGCTAATAATTCAACTGCTGATGAAATTATTTTCCCAAATTTTTTAGGAGCTATTTCTGCAATAAATACAGCTGTTAATATTCCTACAGGTACTCCTATTACTAATGAACCTAAAGTACCGAGTATTGAAGCTAGTATCATAGGTAAAATTCCAAATTTATCTGAAGATGGAACCCATTCAGTTCCAAAAATAAAACCTCCAATAGAATATCCCTTGCTTATAAATGGAGTCAATCCTTTGTAAAATACAAATCCTATTATAAGTAATAAGCTTATTACTGCAATAAGAGCGCTTCCTAAAAATATAAAACGAGATATTTTCTCTATTATATATTTAGTTTTATTATTTTTTTCCTTAGCACTTTCCATACCAAGAACCTCCTAGAAAATACTATTTCATATTTATAATAAAACTGCTCCAAACATTTTGGAGCAGCTTTGACATTAATTAATTACTTTACTGTAATTAATTTATTTTCTTCAACTATTTTTTGTCCTGCATCACTTAAAATGTACTCTACTATTTTTTTGCCATTTTCTGTTATATTTCCTTCTTTAGTTGCTAAAATAAATGGTCTTGATAATTTATACTCTCCTGATTTAACAAGATTAGCCTCCGGCTTAACACCATCAACTGTTAATTGACCTACTTTATCGTCTAAATATTCAAAGGATACAAATCCAATTGCATTTTCATTTCCTTCTACTATTGTTTTAACATTTCCATTTCCATCTGATATAGTTGCATTTGATATTAAATTTTCTGATTTATAACCAACTATTTCTTGAAAAGCATCTCTAGTTCCTGAACCATCTTCTCTTGATACTACAACTATAGGTGCATCTACTCCTCCAATGTCTTTCCAATTAGTTATTTTTCCTGTATATATATCTTTAATTTGACCCATTGTTATGTTCGTAACTTTATTATTTTTATTTGTTATAAGAGCTATTCCGTCATAAGCTATTACACTTCCTTTCACTTCAGCTTCTTCTTCGTCTTTAAGTTTTCTTGATGACATCCCAATTTCTGAAACTCCGTTTATTGCATCTTTAATTCCAGCAGATGATCCAACTTGATTTATTTCTATTGAAACATTACTATTTTCAGCCTCATACTTTTCAGCTACTTTTTCCATTAAAGGCCCTACAGAAGTTGATCCTGATATGGAAACCCTAATATTCTCTCCAGCCGAGCTGCCATTAGATTCCCCTTTTCCTGAGCATCCTACAAATACTCCTCCCATCATTGATATTATTAAAGATGTACAAAGTAATTTTAAGCTCTTTTTTTTCATATAAAAATTCCTCCAATTATTCTCAAACTATTATTTATAATTTTTCTTTTCATACTTATATTAATCCCTAAAAGTTAAATAAATATTAGTTAAATGTTAAGAAAAGTTATCCTCCTGTTAAGTAAATTTAACATAAAAATAAGAGGATACTTTACGTATCCTCTTATTTTTATTAAGCTTAATTAAATGACTGCTTTTTTATTTTTACAGTAAACTTTGTTCCAATTCCAAGTGTTGAATCTACATATATGTCTCCATTAAATATTTTTACTATATGTTTAACTATAGCAAGACCTAAACCTGTACCACCTTTAGCTCTTGACTTATCCACTCTATAAAATCTTTCAAAAATTCTTGGTATATCTTCTTTTGGAATACCTATTCCGTTATCTTCTACTGTAATATATGTTGAATTTCTTTTATTATGAATTTCTATCTTAACTATACTTTTATCCTCTGAATACTTAATAGCATTTTCAACTAAATTTAAAACTAACTGAAAAAACTTATCCCTATCTCCAATTAAAGTTCCCTTATTATTATTTATAATTTTAATTTCAGTCATTTTCTTATCCGACTGAGCCTTAACTACATTAATTACATTTTCAATTACCTCAACAGGATTAAACTCTTCCTCTCTATATATAGTATTATTTTCTATGTTAGATAATACTAAAATGTCGTTAATTAATCTAGTTAGCCTTTCTGCTTCATTGTCTATTATATCTAAAAATTTATCTCTTGTTTCTTTGTCATTTACTATTTTTAAAGTTTCTGCAAAGCCCTTAATAGATGTTAATGGAGTTTTAAGTTCATGTGAAACATTTGCAACAAACTGACTTCTCATATTTTCTAATCTTTTTATATCACTTATATCTTGAACTGCAATAACTATTCCAATTAAACTTCCACTATTATTTATAATTGGAGCTTTTTTTATTCTAATATCTTTTTCTATAGGATGAAGTAATTTTATTTCCTTAGTCTCTATCTCGGGCATTTCTTTAATAAAATTCATAATATCATAATCTATAATATGATGCCCTATTTTTTCTCCTATTATTTCTTTATCAATACCAAATAATTTTTTTGCATAAGGATTTATAAGCATTACTTTACGATTATTATCTATAGCGATAACGCCACTTTCCATACTTTCTAATATAGCCTCTAGTTTATTTTGTTTATCTAAAGAATCTTGTATTTTACTTTGTAATTGATCTGCCATGTTATTAAATGTACGAGCTAATGACCCTATTTCATCTTCTTTATAAATAATAGCTCTCTTATTTAAATCACCATTAGCTATTTTTGATGTAACTATTTCTAGTTCATTTAATGGATATGTAATAGCCATTACTAGCTTTAAAGATAATGCTATTGACAATACTGTTACAAATATAATAACAATTATATAATAATTAACGTATTTCGGTGTAAAAAATTTAATGGCTGTAAGTGGAACTGATGATCTTAAAACATACTCTTCACCTATTTTTGTTGCATAGTAAACTACACTTTTATCTTCTGTTTCACTAAACCTTGTAGTTGTACCTTCTCCTTTTTCAAATGCAGATATTATTTCTTCTCTATTTAAATGATTTCCTAAATTCTTAACATTGTTATCAAATATAACTTCACCTTTTTTATTAACTATAGTAAATCTAACATCATTTTCATTTATCTTGAAATTATTTAAATTTTCTTCACTATAGTCATTAATTTTAAGTAAAATATTATTATAATTTTTTAAAGTTTCTTTGGTTTTATCTACTTCCTTTAAATTAACTAAGCTTATAAATAAACATGTTACTATAATCAAAGCAAATAAAACTGTTACTATAGATGAGTTTATTATCTTCTTTTTCATAATCTAATCATTAGGATTGAACCTATACCCAACCCCTCTTATAGTTTCAATAAATTTAGGTTTTTTATCATCTAACTCTATTTTTTTTCTTAAATATCTAATATGAACATCTACAGTTCTAGTTTCACCTATATACTCATATCCCCATATTTTATCAAGCAAAGTATCCCTTGTTAAAATTTTACCCCTATTTTTTATAAGAATATCTAAAAGTTCAAACTCCTTTAATGTTAAATCTATTTTTTTATTTTCTATAAAAACTTCTCTTCTTTCAAAATTTACATATAAATTTTCACAGGTAAAAGTTTCAATTTCTTCTTTTAATGGTGATACCCTTCTTAAAACAGCCTTAACTCTTGCAAGTAATTCTCTTATTGA from Clostridium septicum includes these protein-coding regions:
- the phoU gene encoding phosphate signaling complex protein PhoU, translating into MMRELLSNKIKVLNSDLIEMASLVEKQIYDSIIAFKNQDADLASTVIKNDDKVDELQKDIEEKCIKFMATESPLAGDLRKIYTTSKIVTDLERMADHAVDLSKIVERIKEENLVNEISPVWEMGDLVIKMIKASIEAYIDGDIQSAYEICNMDDKVDEIYQGMFKIILKKMSKDESIINQGTQILFASKYIERIGDHVTNVCEWIIFSEKGNYVDLNE
- a CDS encoding phosphate ABC transporter substrate-binding protein; amino-acid sequence: MKKKSLKLLCTSLIISMMGGVFVGCSGKGESNGSSAGENIRVSISGSTSVGPLMEKVAEKYEAENSNVSIEINQVGSSAGIKDAINGVSEIGMSSRKLKDEEEAEVKGSVIAYDGIALITNKNNKVTNITMGQIKDIYTGKITNWKDIGGVDAPIVVVSREDGSGTRDAFQEIVGYKSENLISNATISDGNGNVKTIVEGNENAIGFVSFEYLDDKVGQLTVDGVKPEANLVKSGEYKLSRPFILATKEGNITENGKKIVEYILSDAGQKIVEENKLITVK
- the pstA gene encoding phosphate ABC transporter permease PstA; this encodes MRKFKENLLKILLWISAGITLISLIFILGFIFLKGYKLISINFLTANYSASGNGGILPMIVATLYTVVLSVGIATPIGILSAIYLREYARQGKIVKIIRFSTESLAGIPSIVYGLFGAIFFVVTLELGYSILAGALTVSIIILPVIIRTTEEALKSVPDSYREASLGLGATKFQTLYKVIVPSAMPGILAGVILSIGRVVGESAAILLTAGTVAKMPKGIMSSARTLTVQSYLVTKEAGNIEEAAAVGIVLVIIILLLNTIAKLITKKFNKANY
- the pstC gene encoding phosphate ABC transporter permease subunit PstC; translated protein: MESAKEKNNKTKYIIEKISRFIFLGSALIAVISLLLIIGFVFYKGLTPFISKGYSIGGFIFGTEWVPSSDKFGILPMILASILGTLGSLVIGVPVGILTAVFIAEIAPKKFGKIISSAVELLAGIPSVLYGVFGLAIIVPWIKETFNLPKGQSLLAVILVLSIMMLPTIITVAETAIRAVPKTYKEGSLALGASHIETIFKVVLPAAKSGILAAIVLGVGRAIGETMAIILVAGNSPIIPKGVMEGVRPLTTNIALEMGYAFGTHQEMLFATGVILFIFILILNLVLSKLSNKEGM
- the der gene encoding ribosome biogenesis GTPase Der; this encodes MGKPIVAIVGRPNVGKSTLFNRLAGQRISIVQDTPGVTRDRVYAQAEWLNYNFTMIDTGGIEPEREDIIVKQMRRQANIAIETADVIVFIVDGKEGLTPADHEVANMLRKSKKPVVLVVNKVDSLKEEDNAWEFYNLGIGDPITISASQGLGLGDMLDRVVEHFDRVDGEEEEEDIVKIAMMGKPNVGKSSLINRLLGEERLIVSEVAGTTRDAIDSNLETKEGKFTLIDTAGLRRKSKVKEEIERYSVIRTYAAIERADVCILMIDATEGVTEQDEKIVGFAHEMNKAIMVIVNKWDLIEKDDKTMQKYKEDLQMKLKFLKYAKYLFISAKTGQRAHKVLEVAKECYDNYCKRVSTGVLNDVISKAVLMKEPPIVGLKRMKIYYATQVATKPPKFVFFVNDSSASHFSYQRYLENQLRESFNFEGTGIQIEYRERKE
- a CDS encoding response regulator transcription factor; the protein is MAHERVLVVDDESHIVELISYNLINAGYDVITANNGCDAIKIAKDEKPSLVLLDLMLPGMDGFDVCKEIKGNKELKNTSIIMLTAKGEELDKILGLELGADDYITKPFSIRELLARVKAVLRRVSPLKEEIETFTCENLYVNFERREVFIENKKIDLTLKEFELLDILIKNRGKILTRDTLLDKIWGYEYIGETRTVDVHIRYLRKKIELDDKKPKFIETIRGVGYRFNPND
- the pstB gene encoding phosphate ABC transporter ATP-binding protein PstB, whose product is MSKDNLPKIRVRNLDLFYGDNQALKKIDLDIEENKVTAFIGPSGCGKSTFLRTLNRMNDLIESVKVTGEVLVDGEDIYKNSDVIALRTKVGMVFQKPNPFPMSIYDNIAYGPRLHGIKDKKTLDEIVEKSLKGAALWDEVKDRLKKSALGLSGGQQQRLCIARTIAVSPEIILMDEPTSALDPISTNKMEELMDELKEKYTVIIVTHNMQQAGRIADKTAFFLNGEVIEYGNTEDIFYKPKDKRTEDYITGRFG
- a CDS encoding DUF512 domain-containing protein — encoded protein: MKNLITKVEEGSIAEEIGIEVDDVLLAINDTPIDDIIDYKFLAADEEVVLDIQKSDGEIWAYEIEKEYGEDLGLEFGGGIMDKAKSCTNKCMFCFIDQLPKGMRETLYFKDDDSRLSFLQGNFVTLTNMKDEDIDRIIRYKISPINISVHTTNPELRVKMLKNRFAGSILERLKKLRDAEIEMHAQVVCIPNVNNGEELRKTILDLYELSPYVKNVAVVPIGITKFREGLAKVDTFDKETSKQEILMVKEMQDRFIKEIGAPFVRLSDEFYLVAGMEVPSEEFYSGYEQLEDGVGMIRYFREAVNRDLEFLNTKIKGSFSMVTGALAYDEILSAANKIKAKNSNIKIDVYKIINYFFGETITVAGLLTGKDIIEQLKGKINSEYLIMPDNMFRKGYELGPKNERIMLDDITIKDLENALNIKVIVCDYTGDNLIDIINEHSKEEI
- a CDS encoding sensor histidine kinase, yielding MKKKIINSSIVTVLFALIIVTCLFISLVNLKEVDKTKETLKNYNNILLKINDYSEENLNNFKINENDVRFTIVNKKGEVIFDNNVKNLGNHLNREEIISAFEKGEGTTTRFSETEDKSVVYYATKIGEEYVLRSSVPLTAIKFFTPKYVNYYIIVIIFVTVLSIALSLKLVMAITYPLNELEIVTSKIANGDLNKRAIIYKEDEIGSLARTFNNMADQLQSKIQDSLDKQNKLEAILESMESGVIAIDNNRKVMLINPYAKKLFGIDKEIIGEKIGHHIIDYDIMNFIKEMPEIETKEIKLLHPIEKDIRIKKAPIINNSGSLIGIVIAVQDISDIKRLENMRSQFVANVSHELKTPLTSIKGFAETLKIVNDKETRDKFLDIIDNEAERLTRLINDILVLSNIENNTIYREEEFNPVEVIENVINVVKAQSDKKMTEIKIINNNKGTLIGDRDKFFQLVLNLVENAIKYSEDKSIVKIEIHNKRNSTYITVEDNGIGIPKEDIPRIFERFYRVDKSRAKGGTGLGLAIVKHIVKIFNGDIYVDSTLGIGTKFTVKIKKQSFN